A window of Bradyrhizobium diazoefficiens genomic DNA:
GACGCGTTGGCGGGTGCGGATCTCGCCATCGTCGTCAACCCCAACAATCCCGATGGCCGGTGCCATACGCCAAGCGATTTGCTGACGCTGCTGCCGCGCGTCGGCCGTCTCGTCGTCGACGAGAGCTTTGCCGATGCCGTTCCGCAGCTGTCGCTCGCGCCAGAAGCCGATCGGCCGGGACTGCTGATCCTGCGCTCATTCGGAAAGTTCTATGGCCTTGCCGGCCTGCGGCTCGGCTTCGCGATCGGCCATGCGACCGACATTGGCAAGCTTGCGTCGATGTCGGGTCCATGGCCGGTCTCGGGAGCCGCGATTGCGATCGGCTGCCGTGCATTCCGCGACGAGGCCTGGACCGAGGCTACGTCAACACGGCTTGCACAGGACTGTGTCCGCCTCGACCAGATGGTGCAAGTACGGGGCTGGCAGCTCATCGGCGGCACGCCGTTGTTTCGTCTCTACGAGACGCCTGACGCACTTGCCTTGCAGGAGAAGCTCGCGCGCAATCACATCTGGTCGCGCGTCTTCGCGAGAGAGCCGGCATGGCTGCGCCTCGGCCTTCCCGGCCACGAAGCCGAATGGATGCGGCTCGGCGAGGTGCTAGAGCACGAGCTTGGTCGCTGCAGCGACGGTGCGCTCCAGCTTGCGGGAGAGGGTCTAGGAGAAGGTGTCTCGGCAACGGGACAATCCCCAAGAGGAGACAGCCCTCACCCGGCGCTTCGCGCCGACCTCTCCGGCAAGCGGGAGAGGTGAACGAACCGCGATCATCGGTTCAACCTGAAGCCATTCCGCCCTTAGCGCGCCAGCGCAAGCAGGCCCTCGACGTCGAGATGCCTTTCGATGTGATCGGCGAGCGCATCGAGCGTGCTTTCGACCCTGGCATGATAGGGCTCCTCGCCTGCGGGAATGCCGAGCCTGGCCAAGTACGCCTTGCGGAAATCATCCGACGTGAACAGGCCGTGCAAGTAGCTGCCTTGCACGCGGCCGTCGCGCGAGATCGCGCCCTCCGGCTCGCCGTTCAGCTTGGCGAACGGCCGCACGCGATCCGGGCCGTCGGTACGGCCGATATGGATTTCGTAGGCCTGGATCGGCTGGTCGGTGGCGGCATGCACGGCCGCGACACGCGTCAGTGTTTTCTGCGGGCTCATCACCGTCGCCACATCCAGCAGTCCAAGGCCCGGCGTGTCGCCCGCGGCGCCTTCGATGCCGTCGGGATCGGCGACGTTGTGGCCGAGCATCTGGTAGCCGCCGCAGAGGCCGAGCACATGGCCGCCCCTGCGATGATGCGCGAGGAGATCGATGTCCCAGCCCTGCGCGCGCAGGAAAGCGAGATCGCCGCGGGTGGATTTGGAGCCGGGGATGATGACGAGACGCACGTCTCCGGGAATGGCTTCGCCCGGGCGCACCATCACGAGATCGACGCCCGCCTCGAGCTTCAGCGGATCGAGATCATCGAAATTGGCGATCCGCGACAACGCGAGGCAGGCGATCTTGCATTGGCCGGGCTTGCGCGCGTCGCGGAGGCCCAGCGCGTCCTCCGCCGGCAACTCGCCGGCCCGGGCGAACCAGGGCAGCACGCCGAAGCCGCGCCACGACGTCTTCTGCTCGATCAGTCTGTAGCCGTCGTCGAACAGCGTGGGATCGCCGCGGAACTTGTTGATGACAAAGCCCCGGATCATCGCGGCATCGTCGGGGTCGATCACCGTCTTGATGCCGACAAGCTGGGCAATGACGCCGCCGCGGTCGATGTCACCGACCAGCACGACCGGCACGTCAGCCTTGCGCGCGAATCCCATATTCGCGATGTCGGCCTTGCGCAGGTTCACCTCGGCGGGGCTGCCGGCGCCTTCGACCAGCACGAGATCTGCGCGTGCCTTCAGCCGGGCAAAACTCTCCAGCACCGCGCCCATCAGCTGTGGCTTCATCGCCGCATAGTCGCGCGCACGCGCGGTCGCAATGCGTTTGCCCTGCACGACGATCTGCGCGCCGACATCGGTCTCGGGCTTGAGCAGCACCGGGTTCATGTCGGTGTGCGGTTCGACGCCGGCGGCCAGCGCCTGCAGCGCCTGGGCGCGGCCGATCTCGCCGCCATCGACGGTGACGGCCGCGTTGTTCGACATGTTCTGCGGCTTGAAGGGCAGCACGCGCAAGTCCCGCCGCGTGAAGGCGCGCGCGAGACCGGCGACGATGAGCGACTTACCCACGTCCGAACCGGCCCCCTGGATCATCAATGCCCGCGCCATGTTTTCAGAACTTGGTGTCGTCAGAACTCGACGCCGGCTTGCGCCTTGATGCCGGAGCGGAAGGGGTGCTTGACCAGGGTCATTTCGGTGACGAGGTCGGCGATCCCGATCAGCTCGTCCTTGGCGTTGCGGCCGGTGAGCACGACATGCGTCATCGGCGGCTTCGAGCTTGTCAGGAATTCGACGACTTCGGCGATGTCGAGATAGTCATAGCGCAGCGCGATGTTGATCTCGTCGAGCACGACCATGCGCAAGGTGGGATCGAGGATCAGCTCCCTGGCCTTCTCCCAGCCGGCGCGCGCCGCAGCGATGTCGCGGGCGCGGTCCTGCGTCTCCCAAGTGAAACCTTCGCCCATGGCGTGAAACTGGCAGAGCTCGCCGAAATGGCCGGTGAGCAAACGCCGCTCACCGGTGTCCCAGGCGCCCTTGATGAACTGCACGACCGCGCAGGGAAAGCCATGGGCGACGCAGCGGACGATCATGCCGAAGGCCGAGGAGGACTTGCCCTTGCCGGCGCCGGTGTGGACGATGATGAGGCCTTTCTCGCCGCTCTTGGTCGCCATGATCTTGTCGCGGGCGGCCTTCTTCTTCGCCATTTTCGCGGCGTGGCGGACGTCGGTTTCCTCGCCCGTTTGGGTCTCCGATTCAGGCGTCATCGTATTCGGTCCTTCGGCTTGACAAGTGGCGGCCAGCGGCAAATGGTGGGCCAGCGTTGGTTCCTGTCCTACGACAGGCGAAGAGGGAATGCGATAGGGTCCGAATCGGCAAGATTTGGGCCCAAAATGCAGCCGCCCCCGCGACCGTGACCGGAGAGATGCCCGAAGCCACTGATTCCTTTTGGAATCGGGAAGGCGGGGATCGAAGGGCGAAAGCTCTGCTCCGCAAGCCGGGAGACCTGCCAGCGTGGACGATTTGTGGACCGGCGGACGGGGTGTTCCGAGACGGGGATACGGACCTTCTGAAGAATGGTCCGTGGGCCTCTTCGCCTCCCGCTGTTTATTCTGGAAGAGGCGATGACCGTCACACTTCACGTCTGCATCACCTGCCGTGCCGGCGAAACGCCTGGCGAGGGCGAGACGACGCCCGGCAAGCGTCTGCATGGCGCGATCATCGAGGCCGGCGTGCCCGATGGCGTCAATGTGGTTCCCGTGGAATGCCTCTCGGCCTGCAGTCAGGGCTGCTCGGTGGCGCTGAGCGCACCTGGCCGCTGGTCTTATGTCTACGGCCGCCTCTCGGAGACGAATGCGCAAGACGTGGTCGCGGGCGCTGAGGCCTATGCGGCGGCGCCCGACGGAATCGTGCCCTGGCGCAGCCGTCCCGAGATCTTCCGCAAGCAGTCGCTTGCGCGCATTCCCCCTGTTGCCGTCGTGCCGGAGGCCGCCGAATGAACTCGCTCGCAAAAGTCCCGGTGACGGTGGTCACCGGTTTCCTCGGCTCCGGCAAGACGACGCTGATCCAGCATCTGCTCGCCAATGCGGGCGGCAAGAAGCTCGCCGTGCTC
This region includes:
- the cobO gene encoding cob(I)yrinic acid a,c-diamide adenosyltransferase; this encodes MTPESETQTGEETDVRHAAKMAKKKAARDKIMATKSGEKGLIIVHTGAGKGKSSSAFGMIVRCVAHGFPCAVVQFIKGAWDTGERRLLTGHFGELCQFHAMGEGFTWETQDRARDIAAARAGWEKARELILDPTLRMVVLDEINIALRYDYLDIAEVVEFLTSSKPPMTHVVLTGRNAKDELIGIADLVTEMTLVKHPFRSGIKAQAGVEF
- a CDS encoding cobyric acid synthase; the encoded protein is MARALMIQGAGSDVGKSLIVAGLARAFTRRDLRVLPFKPQNMSNNAAVTVDGGEIGRAQALQALAAGVEPHTDMNPVLLKPETDVGAQIVVQGKRIATARARDYAAMKPQLMGAVLESFARLKARADLVLVEGAGSPAEVNLRKADIANMGFARKADVPVVLVGDIDRGGVIAQLVGIKTVIDPDDAAMIRGFVINKFRGDPTLFDDGYRLIEQKTSWRGFGVLPWFARAGELPAEDALGLRDARKPGQCKIACLALSRIANFDDLDPLKLEAGVDLVMVRPGEAIPGDVRLVIIPGSKSTRGDLAFLRAQGWDIDLLAHHRRGGHVLGLCGGYQMLGHNVADPDGIEGAAGDTPGLGLLDVATVMSPQKTLTRVAAVHAATDQPIQAYEIHIGRTDGPDRVRPFAKLNGEPEGAISRDGRVQGSYLHGLFTSDDFRKAYLARLGIPAGEEPYHARVESTLDALADHIERHLDVEGLLALAR
- the cobD gene encoding threonine-phosphate decarboxylase CobD, with product MREHGGNLDLAQQRFGGRAEDWIDLSTGINRLPYPVGEVSAHAWRALPSRAEIEALHQAAGHAYRTSAPIVALGGAQAAIQLLPQLAPRGRARIFGPTYNEYAGVLSAAGWDVQEVAELDALAGADLAIVVNPNNPDGRCHTPSDLLTLLPRVGRLVVDESFADAVPQLSLAPEADRPGLLILRSFGKFYGLAGLRLGFAIGHATDIGKLASMSGPWPVSGAAIAIGCRAFRDEAWTEATSTRLAQDCVRLDQMVQVRGWQLIGGTPLFRLYETPDALALQEKLARNHIWSRVFAREPAWLRLGLPGHEAEWMRLGEVLEHELGRCSDGALQLAGEGLGEGVSATGQSPRGDSPHPALRADLSGKRER
- a CDS encoding DUF1636 domain-containing protein, with product MTVTLHVCITCRAGETPGEGETTPGKRLHGAIIEAGVPDGVNVVPVECLSACSQGCSVALSAPGRWSYVYGRLSETNAQDVVAGAEAYAAAPDGIVPWRSRPEIFRKQSLARIPPVAVVPEAAE